In Mixophyes fleayi isolate aMixFle1 chromosome 4, aMixFle1.hap1, whole genome shotgun sequence, the following proteins share a genomic window:
- the FARSA gene encoding phenylalanine--tRNA ligase alpha subunit, with protein MRREETGSMADNSVSECLLQRLQDGECAGLDSLELAGALAVDHQQVVGAVKSLQSLGEIIQAEQRSSKRWELSLEGQEIAQQGSQEARVFYSLPQGGLAQSELMKLPVAKIGFSKAMSNRWIRLDKSAEGGPRIFRAVDSVEDTVKEKLQLVLQGKSDAVNEKDKNELKKRKLLSEVTVKTYWVTKGSDFSTSITKQETDLTPEMLASGSWRDKKFKAYNFNALGVMPECGHLHPLLKVRTQFRQIFLEMGFTEMPTNNFIESSFWNFDALFQPQQHPARDQHDTFFLQDPALASEFPMDYLERVKKVHSEGGYGSQGYKYDWSINEAKKNILRTHTTAVSARMLYKLAQQEEFTAVKYFSIDRVFRNETLDATHLAEFHQIEGVVADYGLTLGDLMGVLKEFFNKLGIAKLRFKPAYNPYTEPSMEVFSYHEGLKKWVEVGNSGVFRPEMLLPMGLPEGVSVIAWGLSLERPTMIKYGINNIRELVGHKVNLQMVYDSPICRLDS; from the exons ATGCGCAGAGAGGAGACCGGCAGCATGGCGGATAACTCGGTGTCAGAGTGTTTGCTCCAGAGGCTGCAGGATGGGGAGTGTGCCGGCCTGGACAGCCTGGAGCTGGCAGGGGCACTGGCCGTGGATCACCAGCAGGTGGTGGGGGCAGTGAAGAGTCTGCAGTCCCTGGGAGAG ATCATCCAGGCAGAGCAGCGCTCCAGCAAGAGATGGGAGCTTAGCCTGGAAGGCCAGGAGATCGCTCAGCAGGGGAGCCAGGAGGCCAGAGTGTTCTACAGCTTGCCGCAGGGGGGGCTGGCTCAGAGCGAGCTCATG AAACTGCCCGTAGCAAAGATTGGTTTCAGTAAAGCCATGTCTAATCGCTGGATCCGGCTGGATAAATCGGCAGAAGGGGGGCCACGGATTTTCCGAGCA GTAGACTCCGTGGAAGACACCGTTAAGGAAAAACTACAGCTGGTCCTGCAGGGAAAGAGTGATGCTGTGAACGAGAAGGACAAAAATGAGCTAAAGAAGCGGAAACTTCTCAGTGAAGT GACGGTTAAAACGTACTGGGTTACAAAGGGAAGTGACTTCAGCACCAGTATAACCAAACAGGAGACCGACCTTACGCCAGAAATGCTTGCCAG CGGCTCCTGGAGAGACAAGAAATTCAAAGCCTACAATTTCAATGCGCTGGGCGTAATGCCCGAGTGTGGGCACCTGCACCCGCTGCTGAAAGTCCGCACGCAGTTCCGACAGATTTTCCTGGAAATGGG ATTCACAGAGATGCCGACTAATAACTTCATTGAGAGCTCATTCTGGAACTTTGATGCATTGTTCCAACCTCAGCAGCATCCGGCCAGAGACCAGCACGACACCTTCTTCCTGCAGG ATCCGGCGCTGGCATCAGAATTTCCAATGGATTATCTAGAGCGTGTGAAGAAAGTTCATTCTGAAGGAGGATATGGCTCACAAGG ATATAAGTATGACTGGAGTATCAATGAGGCCAAGAAGAACATCCTGAGGACACACACCACGGCGGTCAGTGCTCGGATGCTGTACAAACTCGCTCAGCAG GAGGAGTTCACAGCGGTGAAGTATTTCTCCATTGACCGGGTGTTCCGGAATGAGACTCTGGATGCCACTCATCTGGCAGAGTTTCACCAGATAGAGGGAGTGGTGGCAGACTATGGTCTCACGCTGGGAGACCTCATGGGCGTCCTGAAGGAATTCTTCAACAAACTGG GAATCGCTAAACTGCGTTTCAAGCCTGCCTATAATCCGTACACCGAGCCGAGCATGGAGGTCTTCAGTTACCACGAAG GTTTGAAGAAATGGGTGGAAGTTGGGAATTCAGGGGTCTTCCGGCCAGAAATGCTGCTACCCATGGGTCTTCCTGAGGGTGTATCTGTCATCGC